Part of the Pedobacter roseus genome is shown below.
TCCACTTTCTTTGGCTTCTCTTATTGCCTGAGCAACATACCTGTCCATAAAATCAGGAATAAAGACATAAAAATCGATCAGCCATACCACAACATATATACTTGATGCAATCAAACTGATCAATAGCCCGATTTTTAGCGCTTTACCAAAGGTAATTGATCCATCGTTGTACTTATCACGGTAATTTTTAATTCCTACAAAAATGAAAGAGAAAGCTAAGACCATGGAAGCATAACCGATAAGCATGCTGTGTTCAAGGTTCGGGTCGTTATAACATCTCGATATTGAAATTATCATTAATACCGATACGATTAAACCGGCAATTAGTCCAAATACAATTACATTCTTTTTCATGTCTGATTTTTTTATTGGTTTAGACCACAAAATTGCTTGGATTAATTTTTTTCACCTTCATACTTTAGGGTGAATTTCTGAAAACCGGCTTTTTTAATACTAAAGTACCAATATAATCAAGCAATTAGGCTAAGTTTTTTGGCAGCTTCTATAGCCTGTGTTCGGCGTTTCACTTCTAATTTTTCGAAAAGCCTGGCATTATGCGTTTTGATAGTGTTCAATGAAACAAACAAGCGCTCTGCTATCTCCTGATTGCTCAATCCTTCCGATATCAATTGTAAAACTTCCAGTTCTCTTTTGCTGATATTTAGCCTGGTTAGTGCTGATTCGTTAAGAATGAACTTTTCAGGCTGCTCAATAAAAACCTGTTTCTCGATCAGTATGGTTTTGGGTTTGGTTAATTTTAAGGCCAGCCAAGTGCCTAAAGCAGTAAAAATTATAGCGATTGAACCTGCATAAATTTCGAAGGCATGATTGATGATAAGAAAACGGAGCTCTAACCACTTCAATAAAAAAAGTAATACCGCAAGGAACACCCCATATAAGATTATACTTTTATTTTTAGTAAGAAAGTTTGTTGAGCCCGGCATTGGATGATCGTTTAATCAAAAATAGGAAATTTAGTTTTAAGTCGGGAGGGTGAAAGTGCAACGGTTAGGTTAATGAAGGAAGAGTGTAAGATGGAAAATGTAAGACGGATGATGGATTTTACATTTAACTCTGTGTCTTCTGTGCCTTTTCTTTGTGATCTCTGTGGTAAAAAAATGAGGGATTACAATGAGTACTATTATCTACATCGTGGTTAAAAAACACGTCCAATAACCCGCAAATTAATTTTTTGAACGAAAGCCGTAATTTTCTGGTGACTTTAATCACAGAAAAGCGATAAAGATTATAAATTAGCAAAAAAATAAATAGCTGTACCTATGAAAATTACGCTTTATGCACTCTTTCTTTCCGTTGTTTTATTTGGCTGCGGAGGCAATTCAGAAAAAACTTTTAAAGCACGCGCATTTTCGGCGAGTGATGATTTTAACGTATTTCCAAAATCAACAAAAGACATATTAACCATCGTAAAAACCGATTCAGGGAAAATAGCCGCTGCTGATCGTTTCGCCATTAATACCAGAGATACCACCATTACCATTGATGATGCGCCTAATGCTGAAACAAAGAAATTTAAGGTTGCTTCTTTCATCAATACACAAAAAACAGCAGTTTTAGTTCAGAGTGACAATGGAAAAGATAAAATGAGCCCTTTTTATATTATTTATGTAAACGGCGGTAAAACGGAAGTGGTGAGTTTGAACAAGCCATCAAAAGGGCCTGAGGATCAAAAATATACCAATGGTTTAGAAGAATTAACCAGAAGTAATCTGTTGGTCAACAACGATTTCTTTATCACCACAATTAACTCAAGGGTATATCCCATCAAACGTCAAAAAGAAGATGAGCGCATCCAGGGAAAATTCTTTATGTACTCGAGCGATAAAACCACATTGGCATTTTTAACGGCTAATGCTTTATACCAGGTAAATACCAAAACCGGTGAAACCTTTAACCTGCCTTTGCCTGCATCATTAACCAGTCAGCCTGAAACCCTTGTAGGAAATATTCAAAGAGATTATACCTGGGTGCCAAATGAGCATGGAACATCTTTTTTAAAGAAAAATGCTGATGACGACCGCATCGTTGACATTAAAGAATTTAAACACTAAGTATTTAAACGTGAAGACCCGTGGTAGGTATCCTTACGAACCACTCCACATCATTTAATTTTAATCAGCCAGGATTAAACCACCATTGTTCTAAAGGTGAGGTTTATTCTTGGCTGATTTACTTTTTTAGTAGGAGGCAGGCGGTGCAGCCAGTTCGTTTGCGTTTCATCTTTCATCACCAGCAAGCTGCCGTGCTCTAAAAATAAAGTAACCGTTTCTTTGCTCTGCTTGTGTTTGAAGAGAAATCTCCTTTCGGCGCCAAAACTTAAAGATGCAATGGCCGAATCTTTCGCCAGAGCTTTTTCATCATCACTGTGGTAAGCCATGCCTTCATCTCCGTTATGATATAAATTTAGTAAACAAGAGTTGTACGTTACGCCCGTTTGTTCTTCCGAAATTCTTTTAAGTTCAATCAGTTCTCTTGTCCATGGTAAAGCTGTTTTAGATTTATTAGAATAGGTGTAAGAATAGGATTCATCCCCATACCAGGCCACTTTTCTTTTGGTGATAATGTGTTTGCCCATAATAAAAGCTTCATCATTTTTCCACTCAACGGTATTCATCAATACATCGAAATAGTGATCTGCTTCTTGTTGTGAAAATAATTTTGCGAAATAATTTACCGTTCCATCATACGGAAGCAGGTTTTGGTCGGTATTTATTGCTGTATTAAATAAATCTAATGTTTGTATGTTGTTTTTAGCCATTTTTATCCTTGATTAATTTTTGCCGCTTCCCATCCAATTATTGCTGTTTTTCTGTTCACCCCCCAATGGTACCCACCTAAAGCCCCACTGGTTTGAATTACCCTATGACAAGGAATTAAAAAAGCTACCGGATTATCGCCAATGGCTGTGCCAACCGCTCTCGATGCATTAGGATTTTGAAGTTGTTTAGCAATGCTACCATAAGTGCTTAGTTTACCCATCGGGATTTTGAGCAGGGCTTCCCATACTTTTAACTGAAAATCTGTGCCTTTCAGATGCAGTTTAATCTGGTGTAATTTGCTCCAATCGTGATTAAAGATGTATAATGCATTTTGTTGCTCTTTGTCTAGTATCAGTTGGTATTTAGCAGCCGGAAACTGACGTTGAAGATTGTTGAAAGCAAGCTTTTCATCATCATAAAAAGCAATGTGGCATATCCCTTTCGGAGTACTGGCTACAATAATATTTCCAAACGGACTTTCCGCAAAACTGTAATTGATATGGAGGTTTTCGCCGCCATTTTTATATTCCCCAGGCGTCATACCTTCAATATTTACAAAGAGATCATGCAACCTGCCCGTGCCTGATAAGCCTGTTTCTAAGGCCGTATCAAATAAACTGTGATTTTCCTTCAGCATTTCTTTAGCATAACCAATGCTGATGTACTGTAAAAAACGTTTCGGCGTGGTACCAGCCCATTCGCTAAACAACCTTTGAAAATGAAAAGGACTTAAATTTACTTTTTCTGCAATTTCTTCCAAACCAGGCTGCGCTTTAAAATTAGCTTTAATATAACTAATCGCTTCAGCTATCCTGTTAAAATTGATTTCTTCTTGTGCTTTCATGGTATTGAATAATTTATATCCAAAAGTAGTATGGAAAGAAAAGGTAAGCTACCCGAAACTTGCTCAGTTTAATTTAGCCAAAACATTCAAAAACATAATTGATTAGCATCTTTTATCATTAAGCAGTTAAGATCATTAAAGAATTTTGCGAGATGTCAGTCTTGTCGAACTATATTTCTTCAATAATCGATTGCCCTTCCGATTGATCTCCTGAAGTCCATCTCCATGTTTCATGAAGCCTGATTTTACCATTTGCCAATTGTTCTGGCTTCGAGTTACAAATTCCGGTCATAAGTTCGCCTTTGTCGTTTACCTGCTGGTAACGCATATCGATATGGCCATTTTCATCAACTATTCCGATTAAATTCCCACAGACAATCTTACCTCCGGCATATTCAGAAGTCAGGATATTTCCGGTTTGTTTATATTTAAAGATAGTTTCACCAGAAGTCTCTCCATTTTCGGTATTACTAACCGGCCTGAAGCACTTGTTATCGTAGTTTATCATAATTGATAAAACTAAACATCTCGTCAGGAATAAAAAAATCAAAACGTTATGCGAGCCATAGATTTTCTTCTCTTTTCACTATCAATATTTTTTCATCCTTTAAAGCCAGGTAACCATACTCATAGCAGAAAATATAACAATTTCCATTTTGAGTTTCGTAATAGTAAGTATGGTAATCAAAATTAAAACCTGCTGATAACAGCTTTTTACGGCTGATCTTTGCTTTACCATTCGGGTTAAATTGTGCGAGGATGGTACGGTTCTTTTTTAAAATACTGTTAATCCGCCTAAGCACCAGATTATCCTCGGTTTTTAAGTGGTTGTTATAATTGTTGCGACAAGAATCGTCGCAGAATTTTTTGTCGGTTCTACCTTTAATTGGGGTTCCGCAATCTAAACATAAGCGTTCCATAATAATATATTTTTTTTTATTATGGGATGATGATCTAAAAATATAAAATAAAATGATTGAAAGAAAAAAATATAAACCTCATCTGAAGTCCGAAATGCACATTATCCGTGTATAAACGTTTATAAACGACTATAAGCGCTTACCATCCGACTAATTTTTCATGTTGTTTGCAATTTTGTTCAGTCGGTTGTCGTGGTGGCAACTGTTCTTTAAATATTTAGAAACTTAATTTTTAGAAATCATGGAAAGTGCCATTAACAAAGTAGTATTGAGTGGGTTTGCAGGAGCAGATGCAGAAGTGAAAACAGTTATGAATCAAAAATTAGCGAAGGTTAACCTGGCTGTAAATGAATCTTATAAAAACTCTTCTGGTGAGGAAATCAAAAAGGTACAATGGTTTAATTTAACTTTTTGGAATGCGAAAGCGGACATTGCTGAAGCGCAGATCAAAAAGGGTACTGGCTTGACAATAGAAGGAAGATTGCAGACCAACACTTATGATGCGAAGGATGGAACAAAGCGTTACAGTTTTGATATTATTGTAAGCGAGGTGACCATAAGGGAGAATGAGAAACAGAACGCCGTTTAAGTAATGCTCTACCGCATCCTGTAAAGTTCTGGTTTACAGGTGCGGCTTATACATTATAATTTTACAGAAAGTCCGGTATAGAAATTGATTCCCGCGGCGGGGTTAAAATACCTTCCATTTGCCGCGTTTAAGTCATTACCCAAACTGTAATTTACATTAAGCACGTTATTTACTCCTGCAAACAAATCTAAATGGGTTTTATTGATTCTTAAATTTCTGATGCCCAGTTTGCTTTCAACAAGGTGATACCTTTTCGCAAAAACAGTATTTGCATCGTTTAAGGGGATCGAAGAAGTATAGTTATGCTGTACAAATAGGTAAAATGCTTTAGGAAAGTTAAACTCTAAACTATTGACCAGGATACTCTCCGGAACGCCGGTAAGTTTATTGCCGCTAAAAGCAGTTGTGCCGCTTACGAAATCTTCAAATCTAAAATGGCTAAAAGTATAATTACTTCTCCATTGTAAACCTGTTAAAAAGGAGGCATCATTTCTGACAATCCATAAGGTTGTTTCCAGTTCGATGCCCTGCTGTTTTGTTCCACCCGCATTGATAAAATATTCGGCATCATTTTGATTTAACCTTCTCACAATGGCATCCTTTAAATGGTAACTGAATATATTTGCGTTGGCATAAAGGCGGTTGTTTTTGGTTTTATAACGCAGACCTAGTTCATAATTCCAGCCGAGTTCTGCCTGCAGGTTATTATTGATGTTGTTATCAGATGACCTTACTTCGGCAATGGTTGGTGGCGAATAACCCTTACTTACCGAAGCCCTTGCCGAAAAATCAGAAGTGATGAGGTAAGATATTGCAGCCTTTGGCATAAACTGGGTATCAAATTTTCTTTGTTTTGAGGCAATAACGACTGGGAAATAACTTTCATAATCGTATCTGTAAAAATTTAAACTCGAAGCAAGTTCGATCAGGAATTTATTGCTGATATCGAAATTTAACCTCAAATAGGCAAAATCCTGACTAGCTTTTAAACGGTCTGAAGCTTGCATTGCGGTAGCCTCGCCACCGTTATTATTGAAATTTTTTATCTGGCTTTTGGTGGCTGAACTCTCTAACCCGATTTGAGCGTTAAATTTAAAATCTTCTTTTGCCCGTGTATAATCCAAAAATGTCCTTAAACCCAATGTGCTTTCATAACGTTTTTCATAATTGGTAATGAATGGATTTTTGAAATCAGTATAGGCGGTAAATAAAGCTATAACATGTTTTAAATTCGGATTGATCTGATAAGAATTGGATACCCCCCCAAAAATGGTTTTATTATAAATAGCAGCCTGCTGTGAAATAGCCCCAGGTATAGTTGGAGTAGCCGGACGTGCCAGTTTAGGATCCTGTTCCAATTGACTAGCGGTTAATCCTCCCGGTGTGTTATAACCTAAATCGCTATAAAATGCAAAAGCTTTTAAACTGCCTCTATTATTGTAATTCCATTGCTGAAAAGTCTGAAAATATTTTCTGTCCATCGCACTGTTCTGGCGATAACCATCGCTTTTTTGATAACCTTCGCTAAAACTGAAACTATAATTTTTAAACTGGTGTTTAATGGCTGCCGTTTGATGAAAGAGGCCATAAGAACCTGTAATAGCAGAAACATTGATTTCATTATTGCCTAAAGCTGGAGGATTGATCAAAAGGGCGCCACCTGTATTTGCCCGAATATACTGGCTTCCGGCCCTTTGTAAATCTCCATCGTACCAACGGCAGCCACATCCAACGCATTTAAATAGGTATTGCCCCCTGCATCGGTTAAAGGGAAATCATCAACATAAATTTTAATATTTCTGATGCCGAATGGTGAACGTAATAAACTTCCACGAAGGGATAAACGGTAACTGCCCGGAGAGCGTTCTTCCATTCTGACTCCCGGAGTGGCGTTTAGTGTGCTGACCAAAGAACTGCTTTGCTGATTACGGATCAAATTGCTATCAATTAAGCTCACTGCCGATACCGATCTTAACAAAGGCTGGCGGTTATAATAACCTTTTACGGTCACATCTTCCAGTTTTTTGGTTGAATCGGGTTTAACCGTTTGGGCTAATGCTGTAAATGCGGATAAAGTATAGAGTAGGGTAAATTTTAATTTCAAGGGAACACGGATTGATGTTTTAACCACAGATTGGCAGATAAATTTACCGTATATTCTGCTAATCTGTGGTTAATTGATAAACTATTTTGCTGCTACCTTCCAAATTACGCCGCTAACATCATCGGCTACCAATAAAGCACCATCTGGTGTGAGTGTAACACCAACCGGACGACCATACACTTCTGCCTTGTCTGCATCAGCAATAAAACCGGTTAAAAAATCTTCAGGTTTTCCTGTTGGCTTTCCAGCTTTAAATGGTACAAAAGCGACTTTGTAACCAGAAATTGCAGACCTGTTCCATGATCCATGCTGACCTATAAAGGCACCGCCCTGATATTTTTGAGGAAATTTTGTGGCTTTATAAAAGGCGAGGCCCAAAGAAGCGGTATGTGCACCAAGAGCTACATCGGGAGCAATGGCTTTTTTAACCATTTCAGGGTTTTTGCCCTTTAATCTTGGATCTTCATTTTGTCCGTAATAAGAGAAGGGCCATCCATAAAATGCGCCTGGTTTAACGCTGGTAATGTAATCAGGAACAAGATCGTCGCCAAGGCCATCACGTTCGTTAACAGCTGTCCACAGCATGTTGGTTGTTGGTGCCCAATCTACCCCTACAGGGTTACGTAAGCCACTGGCATAAATTTTTTCACCAGTTCCATCCGGATTAATTTCTAATATATTGGCTCTTCTCACTTCGTTTTCCATTCCGTTTTCGCCAACATTACTACCCGATCCAACAGTTATATAAATCTTGCTTTTATCAGCATTGGTGATCAGGTTTCTTGTCCAGTGGTTGTTATAACCACCAGCGGGAAGGCTCAGGATCTTTTTACCTGTTGCGGTTATTTTGGTGTCGCCGGTTTTATAAGGATATTGCCACAAACCATCGGTATTGGCTACATAAAATGAATTGCCGATAATCAGCATGCCGAAGGGCTGGTTCAGGCCATTTAAAAAGGTGGTTACAGTTTCCGGTTTGCCATCTTTATTATCGTCCCTGTAGAGCAAAATGGTATTGGCACTTTTTCCGGGAACTTCCGATTTGGCTTTCCCGGTAACCGTATTGGCAACAGATTCTGCTGCGCTTCTTTCAGAATTGGAAAGTGCTACCAGTACATCTCCATTTGGTGCAATATAGGTATTCCGCGGGCTTTTGATATTGGACGCAAATTTGGTCACCACAAACCCCTCCGGGGCAATTGGTGTTTTCCCCTCTGGCCAGCCAATTACCTTGCTAAACTTGCTCTTAGCTGCATTCGTGTCAGGTGCAGGCAAATCTAACGCTCCATTTTTGGTGGTTACCGTAGTATCTTCGCCCTGAGGTTGCTTATTAGAATTGGATTGGCACCCCAGAAAAACCGAAGTTGAAAGGATTGCTGTGTAGAAAATTTTATTTTTCATGTGAACTGGTTTTATTAGTTTTCATGAAATAAACATCGAAATGAGAGGAGATGTTTTTGATCCGGCCATAATTGCCACAACCGCAAATAAAAAAAGGAAAGTACCCGAAAGTACCTTCCATAGGAGAGAGCGCTCCTTATTTTCCTTTGAAGATATTCAGTTTGTACTGATAGGTAACAAGGAAGTATCGTTTTAATATTTCTCTATCGGAGATGTTAACAGCATTGTTATAGGCATACCTGCTTACCGAAATGTTCTGATCGAAAAGATCGTACACGGAGATTTTTAATTGTCCACGGTCTTTTTTAAGCATCTGGAGCGATAAAGCCAGGTTTAAAAGGTGGGAACTTCTCGGAAAACCTTCCGCAATCTGTGGGTTATAATTATAAGAATAATTGGCATCGAGGATTATTTTTTTAGGCCAGCGCAGGCTAAAATCAGATCCGATTGTATGCGAGTAGGTATTTACATTGTTGAAATTTACATCCTTATACCTGGTCATCTGTTTGGTAAAATTATACCTCGCGTTGATGCTTAATAACTCATTATAATTAAAGCTGATATTTTCACCCAAAGTGGTGTAAAAACTGTTTTCGAAACCTTCATCCGCATTAAGAATAAATGGCCTTTTGTTTAAATTCAGGTTTAGATTAGTATTAAAACCAACCTGCCATTTTTGAGACTTTTTTAACTGTTTGCCAAAATTTGCCCCCATGTATCCGTTGGCGCTCCCGTTCCGGTTTACATAAGTGGTGGTATTTACGCCTGCACTACTTAGTAGCGTTTGCTGAATTACCACATTATTACTGAAATTTAAGCCTGAATAGATATTGAAGTTGATCTGCTTGCTGTGGTTATATTTATAGAGATTGAAGTTTAAGTTCCTAACCCTTGATGGTACCAGATCTGGATTACCGGTTGTTTTATACAAGGAATTGTATTCGCGTACAATAGGCTGCAGCTGAGAAATACTTGGCAGCTCTAACCTTTCATCGTAGCTGAAAGATAAACTTGGCCCATCAAAGCGCATACTTGGGAAGAAATTATAAAACTTTTGGTTAATGTCATCATAACCGTAATGGAAGATGTTTTTTACATCATTTAGTTCTGCTTTAACTCCGAGCCTGATACTATAGTTTTTGTTTATTTTGTACAGTACCTGGGGGCGGATATTTTGTGTAAAAATATTGCGCTGTAAATCATTACTCAGGCTTACCTGTAAAATATCGTAGCTAGCGGTAAGTGGGTTTCTTTCTAAAATACTGAGCTGGTCTTTATTGCTGGAGTACTTGGAATAAGCATTCATTTCTAAGATCAGTTTTTCCATGATGATCGGATAGTTATAGGTGAGGGATAAATCAACTGTGCTCGATTTTCTCCAGCTATCCTCATAACGGTCCTGCCTCTCTGATTTTACATCAGCGGTATAGGAAACAATGTTATAAAGTGAGAATTTATCTCCTCCGTTGTTGTTTAACTGAGCAAAATGCGTAATATTTAATGATTCGCCTTTTTTCTTTAACCTGTGGTAATAATTGAAATTGTGTGAAAAACTGGTATTGTTTGCATTATACCTTGAGTCAAAAGCAGTTTCTATCAATTTTGGAAACGCGGTGTTGGAGCTGTTGCCAAAATTACTGTTGAGGTTATTGTCGCTGCCAAAATTAAATTTAGGTTCGTATCTGATTCTGTTAATGGTATCGGGCACCCATTCAATCAATCCGCTAATGGCATGTTTATCATTTTTATTATTGCTGTTGTTTTGCGAAAAGGATACAAGTTTGGTATCGGGCAGAAACTGCTCGTTATAATTTTGACCATTATAAATCCGCTCGGTGTGGGTATAAAAATAAACCAGGTTGAGTTTTAATTTTTTGCCATAATTGTTGTTGATATTAAAGCCGCCCGCAGCTACGTTTTCCATGCCGCCATAACCTCTGCCTCCAAATGTTCCATCGTAAAACTGCGATCCGCCCGAACGATCGAAGCCGCCCATAGAATATAAATCCTGACTAGAAAATCCTGTTTTATTAAGGTTATTGGCCAGGCCGATCAAACTGATCTGTAAAGTATCCCTGAAATTACTGAGAATACCAGCTGCTTCATAACGGTCTCTGCTACCCCCACCACCATAAATTTTACCTAAAGTGCTTTTCTTGATTTTGCTTTTCATCTTCAGGTTGATGATTTTGGCCACCTGTGTTTCGCTCACCAGGTGATCTGGATCGTTCTCCCGGTCATCATAAACCTGGATTTTATCAACTATATCTGCATCGAGGTTTTTGGTTGCGACTTTCGGGTCGTTGCCAAAAAATTCTTTTCCATCGATTAACAGTTTACTGATCGATTTACCATTTACCAGAATAGAGCCATCCACATTTACCTGTACACCGGGTAATTTCCGGAGCAATTCTTCTACAACGGCATTAGGCCGGGTTTTAAAAGCTTCAGTATTAAATTCGATCGTATCTTTTTTGATCACAACAGGTGATCTTTCCCCTTTAATCACTACTTCTTCGAGGTTATGGCCGGATAGTAAAACAGTGCCGAAATCTTTGATCACCTCTTTTTTCAGATCGAGTAACCTCCTGAATGTGGTATAGCCAACGTAGGATATAATTAGTTTGGTGGGTTTTTCGACGGGAATACCCGATAATTTGAAAACACCGTTTTTATCGGTAAGGGTATAAGAAATTAAGCTGGTATCTTTGGCATTTACAATGGCAACAGTGGCAAATTCTACTGGCGCTTTGGATGACGAATCGGCAACAATCCCTTTAACAGTGGTTTTGTTTTGCGCCATCAGGTTAAAACCCATTAAAATAAACAGGAGCAGGGTGAGAAGCTTGAGCATTTAGGTATTTGGTTGAGCTATAATTTGAAACGATTAGTTAAAACTAAATTACAGCATAATAACCAAAGATTTAGTTAAGAATTGTTAAATCATTTTAATCTGCTCCAGAGTTGCTTTTCGCGATTATTTTACCAGGTTTTCCAATAACCTGGCTTCAATGTCTTTAGCATTTAATAACAGTGCAGAGAATTGCGGATCGGATTTCACCAATAAAAATTTCCCGTTAGGGAGCACAATGGCAGAAGTGCCGCAGGTGGTAACCTCTTTAAATAACAGCTTTTTTAAAAATCCCGGATCAGTTTCTATTTCCAAACCTTTTGATTTGACCTGGCTAAAGCTTTCGCCCACCTCGCGGTATTGATAAATGGCAACCTTTGGCCTAGCTGCTGCTTTTTCGAGGATATTTTTTTGGAAAGTCCACCTTACATTATTCAAAAATTCAGGATTTTGATAGTTCAGGTCGTTCCAGCAAACATCTTTATTGAAATCATATTTAATGATGATGGTATCTTTTAGAGCAAGCCTTTCATTTTGTTTTAAGAAAGTATGCAGCGAATCGATTTGTGCATCGGTTAATGTACCCGCCTGATAACGTTTACTTTCGTCAACATACAATTTGGGAGAACAGGCATACATGAAAATGGAAAGAAAGAGAAATGTAAATAACTGAGATTTGATTTTAGGGATACGTTTCATTTATGCGAGCATTAATATTGTCTAATAAATTTATAACTAAAAATTTATTAGACAATATTTTTCAACAGAAAAGTTCGTCATTGCTGAGGCAAAGCAACGCAGAGTGAAAATCTACTTGGATAGATCTCTCGACTACGTTGCACTCCGCTCGAGATGAGGACGTTGACTGGAGTGATCTTTACAACTTTTCGGTCATTCAAATTTATCTCATGCAATAAATTATTCTTGATAATGACGAGCGCGGGATCAACTTAACCTTTCAAAATCTTAGCTTTCTCCGCATCAAATTCTTCCTGCGATAAAATTCCGGCATCCAGCAACTCTTTTAAATCTAATAAAGCCTGTTTTTTAGCAGCCATATCGTTTTTTGGTGCTACAGTAGGACTTTCTGTTGATGCTGTACTGGTAGCCTGTATATTTGAATTGGCCGCAGGACCGTATTTCAACAAGAGTTCGGTAATTTCATTAAAACCTTTAATATTCGAATAATCAATTGCCTTTTGTTCTTTAACATTCACGATGGATGGATCGGCAGCGTTTTCGAGTAAAAACTTAACCACATCTTTTTTACCGTTTGCAGCTGCATAATGTAAAGCGGTGTTTCCGCTTTCATCCTGAATATTAACATTGGCACCTTTTTCCAATAATAATTTCAACATGCTTAAATGACCGCTTTTGGCCGCAACATGCAACATGCTTTCGCCCCCGTAATTGTAGTTATTATCGAAGGAAAAACTGGCCGAAATGGAAATGTTATTAGCCGTTTCAACCCACTCGAGGTATGAATACATCGAATCGTCGTTGCCCGAAAGCGGTTTGGCATAATTTACATCCACACCATTGGCCAAAAATAAATCGACAATTTCTTTCTGGTTATTGGCG
Proteins encoded:
- a CDS encoding DUF4199 domain-containing protein translates to MKKNVIVFGLIAGLIVSVLMIISISRCYNDPNLEHSMLIGYASMVLAFSFIFVGIKNYRDKYNDGSITFGKALKIGLLISLIASSIYVVVWLIDFYVFIPDFMDRYVAQAIREAKESGASATELAKKAKELASGKELYKNPVMVILFTYMEILPVGILISFVAALILKRKPDTPIVTKAV
- a CDS encoding response regulator transcription factor, with product MKWLELRFLIINHAFEIYAGSIAIIFTALGTWLALKLTKPKTILIEKQVFIEQPEKFILNESALTRLNISKRELEVLQLISEGLSNQEIAERLFVSLNTIKTHNARLFEKLEVKRRTQAIEAAKKLSLIA
- a CDS encoding alpha-ketoglutarate-dependent dioxygenase AlkB family protein, encoding MAKNNIQTLDLFNTAINTDQNLLPYDGTVNYFAKLFSQQEADHYFDVLMNTVEWKNDEAFIMGKHIITKRKVAWYGDESYSYTYSNKSKTALPWTRELIELKRISEEQTGVTYNSCLLNLYHNGDEGMAYHSDDEKALAKDSAIASLSFGAERRFLFKHKQSKETVTLFLEHGSLLVMKDETQTNWLHRLPPTKKVNQPRINLTFRTMVV
- a CDS encoding methylated-DNA--[protein]-cysteine S-methyltransferase is translated as MKAQEEINFNRIAEAISYIKANFKAQPGLEEIAEKVNLSPFHFQRLFSEWAGTTPKRFLQYISIGYAKEMLKENHSLFDTALETGLSGTGRLHDLFVNIEGMTPGEYKNGGENLHINYSFAESPFGNIIVASTPKGICHIAFYDDEKLAFNNLQRQFPAAKYQLILDKEQQNALYIFNHDWSKLHQIKLHLKGTDFQLKVWEALLKIPMGKLSTYGSIAKQLQNPNASRAVGTAIGDNPVAFLIPCHRVIQTSGALGGYHWGVNRKTAIIGWEAAKINQG
- a CDS encoding n-acetylglutamate synthase, translated to MINYDNKCFRPVSNTENGETSGETIFKYKQTGNILTSEYAGGKIVCGNLIGIVDENGHIDMRYQQVNDKGELMTGICNSKPEQLANGKIRLHETWRWTSGDQSEGQSIIEEI
- a CDS encoding DUF2116 family Zn-ribbon domain-containing protein, with translation MERLCLDCGTPIKGRTDKKFCDDSCRNNYNNHLKTEDNLVLRRINSILKKNRTILAQFNPNGKAKISRKKLLSAGFNFDYHTYYYETQNGNCYIFCYEYGYLALKDEKILIVKREENLWLA
- a CDS encoding single-stranded DNA-binding protein; the encoded protein is MESAINKVVLSGFAGADAEVKTVMNQKLAKVNLAVNESYKNSSGEEIKKVQWFNLTFWNAKADIAEAQIKKGTGLTIEGRLQTNTYDAKDGTKRYSFDIIVSEVTIRENEKQNAV
- a CDS encoding TonB-dependent receptor, with translation MINPPALGNNEINVSAITGSYGLFHQTAAIKHQFKNYSFSFSEGYQKSDGYRQNSAMDRKYFQTFQQWNYNNRGSLKAFAFYSDLGYNTPGGLTASQLEQDPKLARPATPTIPGAISQQAAIYNKTIFGGVSNSYQINPNLKHVIALFTAYTDFKNPFITNYEKRYESTLGLRTFLDYTRAKEDFKFNAQIGLESSATKSQIKNFNNNGGEATAMQASDRLKASQDFAYLRLNFDISNKFLIELASSLNFYRYDYESYFPVVIASKQRKFDTQFMPKAAISYLITSDFSARASVSKGYSPPTIAEVRSSDNNINNNLQAELGWNYELGLRYKTKNNRLYANANIFSYHLKDAIVRRLNQNDAEYFINAGGTKQQGIELETTLWIVRNDASFLTGLQWRSNYTFSHFRFEDFVSGTTAFSGNKLTGVPESILVNSLEFNFPKAFYLFVQHNYTSSIPLNDANTVFAKRYHLVESKLGIRNLRINKTHLDLFAGVNNVLNVNYSLGNDLNAANGRYFNPAAGINFYTGLSVKL
- a CDS encoding TonB-dependent receptor plug domain-containing protein; translated protein: MVKTSIRVPLKLKFTLLYTLSAFTALAQTVKPDSTKKLEDVTVKGYYNRQPLLRSVSAVSLIDSNLIRNQQSSSLVSTLNATPGVRMEERSPGSYRLSLRGSLLRSPFGIRNIKIYVDDFPLTDAGGNTYLNALDVAAVGTMEIYKGPEASIFGQIQVAPF
- a CDS encoding PQQ-dependent sugar dehydrogenase produces the protein MKNKIFYTAILSTSVFLGCQSNSNKQPQGEDTTVTTKNGALDLPAPDTNAAKSKFSKVIGWPEGKTPIAPEGFVVTKFASNIKSPRNTYIAPNGDVLVALSNSERSAAESVANTVTGKAKSEVPGKSANTILLYRDDNKDGKPETVTTFLNGLNQPFGMLIIGNSFYVANTDGLWQYPYKTGDTKITATGKKILSLPAGGYNNHWTRNLITNADKSKIYITVGSGSNVGENGMENEVRRANILEINPDGTGEKIYASGLRNPVGVDWAPTTNMLWTAVNERDGLGDDLVPDYITSVKPGAFYGWPFSYYGQNEDPRLKGKNPEMVKKAIAPDVALGAHTASLGLAFYKATKFPQKYQGGAFIGQHGSWNRSAISGYKVAFVPFKAGKPTGKPEDFLTGFIADADKAEVYGRPVGVTLTPDGALLVADDVSGVIWKVAAK